The proteins below come from a single Afipia sp. P52-10 genomic window:
- the fabG gene encoding 3-oxoacyl-[acyl-carrier-protein] reductase gives MFDLTGKTALVTGATGGIGGAIARAFHQQGATVALSGTRREVLDQLAGALKDRVHVLPCNLSSTEEVEALVPDAEKAMGQLDILVCNAGVTRDNLFVQMRDEEWEQVINVNLAATFRLARAATKLMMRKRFGRLIGITSVVGITGNAGQSNYAATKAGMIGMFKSIAQEYAKRNVTANCIAPGFIATAMTDVLNEKQRAAILEKVPAGKLGTADDIAAAAVYLASNEAAYVTGQTLHVNGGMAMI, from the coding sequence ATGTTCGACCTGACAGGCAAGACCGCGCTGGTCACCGGAGCCACTGGCGGTATCGGCGGTGCGATCGCCCGTGCGTTTCACCAGCAGGGTGCGACCGTCGCGCTATCCGGTACGCGGCGCGAGGTGCTGGACCAGCTCGCCGGCGCGCTGAAGGACCGCGTGCATGTGCTGCCGTGCAACCTGTCCAGCACCGAAGAGGTCGAGGCATTGGTTCCGGATGCCGAGAAGGCGATGGGGCAGCTCGACATTCTCGTCTGCAACGCGGGCGTGACGCGCGACAATCTGTTCGTGCAGATGCGCGACGAGGAGTGGGAGCAGGTCATCAACGTCAACCTCGCGGCGACTTTCCGTCTTGCCCGCGCAGCGACCAAGCTGATGATGCGCAAGCGCTTCGGCCGCCTGATCGGCATTACCTCGGTGGTCGGCATCACCGGCAATGCGGGGCAGAGCAACTACGCGGCGACCAAGGCCGGCATGATCGGCATGTTCAAGTCGATCGCCCAGGAGTACGCCAAGCGCAACGTCACCGCGAACTGCATCGCGCCGGGCTTCATCGCCACCGCCATGACTGACGTGCTGAACGAGAAGCAGCGCGCGGCGATTCTTGAGAAGGTTCCTGCGGGCAAGCTCGGAACGGCGGATGATATTGCGGCTGCGGCGGTTTACCTCGCCTCCAACGAGGCCGCTTATGTGACCGGCCAGACGCTGCATGTAAACGGCGGAATGGCAATGATTTGA
- a CDS encoding TetR/AcrR family transcriptional regulator C-terminal domain-containing protein, with protein sequence MAKTIPESGQGETRSAGIASEDVGQAESGFTGPEQEQPGHARPKHAVRATRSAGRQMRSRLLDAASDLFKEKGLGGASIADIATAADAFPSQITYYFRTKEALFVEAACRDVLYAGQAAEEAAADAATPRAYTKALTDSVMQADALMFFIEALTLTRRRQDLAPLVERTIERLHGEGLRAYAGQVAAHGWRSRLDPATSARRFXAIALGVALEGYATGRSADEMAAEMLRVLDAQADTARPERRLRVVAGRDSRARRAALSSVDPSNKETSS encoded by the coding sequence ATGGCCAAAACCATCCCCGAAAGCGGGCAGGGTGAAACCAGGTCGGCAGGCATTGCCTCGGAGGACGTCGGACAGGCCGAATCCGGATTTACGGGGCCTGAGCAAGAACAGCCCGGTCACGCCCGGCCCAAGCACGCGGTCAGGGCCACCCGCAGTGCGGGGCGGCAGATGCGCTCGCGGCTGCTCGATGCCGCCAGCGACCTGTTCAAGGAGAAGGGGCTCGGCGGCGCATCGATCGCCGATATCGCCACGGCTGCCGACGCGTTTCCGAGCCAGATCACCTATTACTTCCGCACCAAGGAGGCGCTGTTCGTCGAGGCCGCCTGCCGCGACGTGCTGTATGCGGGCCAAGCGGCGGAGGAGGCGGCAGCCGATGCGGCGACGCCGCGCGCGTACACCAAGGCGCTGACCGACAGCGTCATGCAGGCCGACGCGCTGATGTTCTTCATCGAGGCTCTGACGCTGACTCGGCGGCGGCAGGATCTCGCGCCATTGGTGGAGCGCACCATCGAACGGCTGCATGGCGAGGGCCTGCGCGCCTATGCCGGGCAGGTGGCCGCCCATGGCTGGCGCTCCAGGCTCGATCCGGCGACGTCGGCGCGGCGGTTCNGGGCGATCGCGCTTGGCGTCGCGCTGGAAGGCTATGCCACCGGCCGCTCGGCCGACGAGATGGCCGCCGAGATGCTGCGCGTGCTGGACGCCCAGGCCGATACGGCAAGACCGGAGCGGCGGCTGAGGGTTGTTGCCGGCCGCGACAGCCGGGCACGACGTGCCGCTCTCTCGAGCGTCGATCCCTCCAACAAGGAGACCTCGTCATGA
- the gmk gene encoding guanylate kinase, translating to MAGDGVERRGLMFVLSSPSGAGKTTLARELMRNVPGLQMSVSVTTRPMRPGEVPGKDYDFIDKQRFDAMVKNNELLEHAPVFDHFYGTPRAPVEAALSAGKDVLFDIDWQGTQQLREKARADVVSVFILPPSAADLEKRLHSRAQDSDEVIRGRMSRASHEMSHWAEYDYIVINHAVDEAFAEVKSILQAERLKRERRVGLTAFVRGLQKQLET from the coding sequence ATGGCAGGCGACGGAGTGGAACGGCGCGGGTTGATGTTCGTGCTGTCGTCGCCATCGGGCGCGGGCAAGACGACGCTGGCGCGCGAGCTGATGCGCAATGTGCCGGGGCTGCAGATGTCGGTGTCGGTGACGACCCGGCCGATGCGGCCGGGCGAGGTCCCCGGTAAGGACTACGACTTCATCGACAAGCAGCGCTTCGATGCAATGGTGAAGAACAACGAGCTGCTCGAGCATGCGCCGGTGTTCGATCATTTCTATGGCACGCCGCGCGCGCCGGTTGAGGCGGCGTTGTCCGCAGGCAAGGACGTGCTGTTCGACATCGACTGGCAGGGCACTCAGCAACTGCGCGAGAAGGCGCGGGCCGACGTCGTCAGCGTTTTCATCCTGCCGCCCTCGGCCGCCGACCTGGAGAAGCGGCTGCATAGCCGCGCGCAGGATTCGGATGAGGTGATCCGCGGCCGCATGAGCCGCGCCAGCCACGAGATGAGCCACTGGGCCGAGTACGACTACATCGTCATCAACCATGCGGTAGATGAAGCGTTTGCCGAGGTGAAATCGATCCTGCAGGCCGAGCGGCTGAAGCGGGAGCGGCGCGTCGGGCTGACTGCCTTCGTGCGCGGCCTGCAGAAACAGCTCGAGACGTAG
- a CDS encoding SDR family NAD(P)-dependent oxidoreductase has product MAGILEGKAALVTGGASGIGRATSLAMSREGARVAVADRTEEGAAATVALINAAGGQAVAIGGDVTSEADVAAMVARTVAAFGRIDCAFNNAGIAGSAVGPVGQRTHELSEASFNGMLAVNLTGVFLCLKHEVAQMLKQGGGGAIVNTASIAGLVGLPKASHYVSAKHGVVGLTKTAAMEYAPDGIRVNCVNPGYIKTPMTDETMKTRYDAIMAKVPMNRLGVPEEIAEAVVWMCSEKASFMTGASHIIDGGYYAA; this is encoded by the coding sequence ATGGCAGGAATTCTCGAGGGCAAGGCGGCGCTGGTCACCGGCGGTGCGTCCGGCATCGGTCGGGCGACGTCGCTGGCGATGAGCCGCGAAGGAGCGCGCGTCGCGGTGGCGGACCGGACGGAAGAGGGCGCGGCAGCGACGGTCGCGCTGATCAACGCCGCCGGCGGCCAGGCGGTTGCCATTGGCGGCGATGTGACGAGCGAGGCCGACGTCGCGGCGATGGTCGCTCGCACGGTGGCTGCCTTCGGCCGGATCGACTGCGCCTTCAACAATGCCGGCATCGCCGGCAGTGCGGTCGGACCGGTCGGTCAGCGCACGCACGAATTGAGCGAAGCGTCATTCAACGGCATGCTGGCGGTCAACCTGACCGGCGTCTTTCTCTGCCTGAAGCACGAAGTCGCGCAGATGCTGAAGCAGGGCGGCGGCGGTGCGATCGTCAACACGGCCTCGATCGCCGGTCTAGTTGGACTGCCGAAAGCCTCGCACTACGTGTCGGCCAAGCATGGCGTCGTCGGGCTGACGAAGACGGCGGCGATGGAATATGCGCCGGATGGAATCCGCGTGAACTGCGTCAATCCCGGTTACATCAAGACGCCGATGACCGACGAGACGATGAAGACCCGCTACGATGCGATCATGGCCAAGGTGCCGATGAACCGGCTCGGCGTGCCGGAGGAGATCGCCGAGGCGGTGGTGTGGATGTGCTCGGAGAAAGCCTCGTTCATGACCGGCGCGTCGCACATCATCGACGGCGGCTATTACGCGGCATGA
- the mltG gene encoding endolytic transglycosylase MltG: MTERPPISPRSPRAALEPEQLPPPPKRSRGARNPLVVAGNAIFTIILLLMLGAGGTYYYGKQALEAPGPLTADKIVNIPRTAGTGDIADILQREGVIDVNRWAFLGSVVAMKARSELKAGEYQFQKRANLRDVIDTLVSGKVVQHTLTIPEGLTSEQIVGRLMESDVLSGQVKEIPREGTLLPETYKFERGTSREQVLQRMHQAQRRALTEIWERRSPDVPVRSVEQLVTLASIVEKETGRADERSRVAAVFANRLRQKMKLQSDPTIIYGLVGGKGTLGRQIKRSEIQQPTPYNTYVIEGLPPGPIANPGRASLEATANPARTRELYFVADGTGGHTFTETYDAHQRNVGKLRALEKQQQQQPVDTVEPADDASAADAAPQADPGAKPAPAAAKKRNGGAARTPPTAQNSTSSSPTVQR; this comes from the coding sequence ATGACTGAGAGGCCGCCGATATCGCCACGCAGCCCGCGCGCGGCGCTTGAGCCCGAACAGTTGCCGCCGCCGCCGAAACGGTCGCGTGGGGCGCGCAATCCGCTGGTGGTTGCCGGCAACGCCATCTTCACGATCATCCTGCTGCTGATGCTCGGGGCAGGCGGCACCTACTATTACGGCAAGCAGGCGCTCGAAGCGCCAGGGCCGCTGACCGCAGACAAGATCGTCAACATTCCGCGCACCGCCGGCACCGGCGATATCGCCGACATCCTGCAGCGCGAGGGTGTGATCGACGTCAACCGCTGGGCGTTCCTCGGCAGCGTCGTGGCGATGAAGGCACGCTCCGAGCTGAAGGCGGGCGAGTACCAGTTCCAGAAGCGCGCCAACCTGCGCGACGTCATCGATACGCTGGTCTCCGGCAAGGTGGTCCAGCATACGCTGACGATTCCGGAGGGGCTGACCTCGGAGCAGATCGTCGGCCGGCTGATGGAGAGCGACGTGTTGTCGGGGCAGGTGAAGGAAATCCCTCGCGAAGGCACGCTGCTGCCGGAAACCTACAAGTTCGAGCGCGGCACCTCGCGCGAGCAGGTGCTGCAGCGCATGCATCAGGCGCAGCGGCGTGCGCTCACCGAAATCTGGGAGCGCCGCAGCCCGGACGTCCCCGTGCGCTCGGTCGAGCAGCTCGTGACGCTGGCGTCGATCGTGGAGAAGGAAACCGGCCGCGCCGACGAGCGTAGCCGCGTCGCCGCCGTGTTCGCCAATCGTCTGCGGCAGAAGATGAAGCTGCAATCCGACCCGACCATCATCTACGGCCTGGTCGGCGGCAAAGGCACGCTTGGCCGTCAGATCAAGCGCAGCGAGATCCAGCAGCCGACGCCCTACAACACCTATGTCATCGAGGGTTTGCCGCCGGGCCCGATCGCCAATCCGGGACGAGCCTCGCTGGAGGCCACCGCCAACCCGGCGCGCACCCGCGAACTGTACTTCGTGGCGGACGGAACTGGCGGCCACACCTTTACCGAGACCTATGACGCGCACCAGCGCAACGTCGGCAAGCTGCGGGCGCTGGAAAAGCAGCAACAGCAGCAGCCAGTCGATACGGTCGAGCCGGCGGACGATGCGTCGGCTGCCGATGCCGCGCCGCAGGCCGATCCCGGCGCGAAGCCAGCGCCGGCTGCCGCGAAGAAGCGCAATGGCGGAGCTGCGAGAACGCCACCGACAGCGCAGAATTCCACAAGTTCTTCGCCGACCGTCCAGCGCTGA
- the fabF gene encoding beta-ketoacyl-ACP synthase II, with translation MRRVVVTGLGMVSPLGCGVEHAWKRLINGESGATKIESFDVSDMPTKVGCVIPRGDGSNGTYNADQWMDPKDQRKVDEFIVFAMCAAKQALDDADWHPKTDEEQFATGTMIGSGIGGIEGIADTAITLKERGPRRVSPFFIPGSLINLASGYVSIAHGLKGPNHAVVTACSTGAHAIGDASRLIALGDADVMVAGGTESPLNRISFAGFCALRAMSTSFNDTPEKASRPYDKDRDGFVMGEGAGVVVLEEYEHAKKRGAKIYAEVVGYGMSGDAYHITAPAENGDGAFRSMSAALKRAGLAASDLDYINAHGTSTPLGDEIELGAVERLVGNAASKISMSSTKSSTGHLLGAAGAIEAIFSILAMRDNVAPPTLNLDNPSVETAIDLVPHKARQRPINVALSNSFGFGGTNASLIVKRIEH, from the coding sequence ATGAGGCGGGTTGTCGTCACAGGCCTCGGCATGGTTTCGCCGCTCGGCTGCGGTGTTGAGCATGCGTGGAAGCGCCTGATCAACGGCGAGAGCGGAGCGACGAAAATCGAATCGTTCGATGTCTCCGACATGCCGACCAAGGTCGGTTGCGTCATCCCCCGTGGTGACGGCAGCAACGGCACCTACAACGCCGACCAGTGGATGGATCCGAAGGACCAGCGCAAGGTCGACGAGTTCATCGTGTTTGCGATGTGCGCGGCCAAGCAGGCGCTCGACGATGCGGACTGGCATCCCAAGACTGACGAAGAGCAGTTTGCCACCGGCACCATGATCGGCTCCGGCATTGGCGGTATCGAGGGCATCGCCGACACGGCGATCACCTTGAAGGAACGCGGCCCGCGGCGGGTGTCGCCGTTCTTCATTCCCGGCAGTCTGATCAATCTCGCCTCAGGATATGTCTCGATCGCGCATGGGCTGAAGGGCCCGAACCACGCGGTCGTCACCGCATGCTCGACCGGCGCACACGCGATCGGCGATGCATCGCGCCTGATCGCGCTCGGCGACGCCGACGTGATGGTGGCAGGCGGCACCGAATCGCCGCTGAACAGGATTTCGTTCGCAGGATTCTGCGCGTTGCGCGCGATGTCCACGAGCTTCAACGATACGCCCGAGAAGGCCTCGCGTCCCTACGACAAGGACCGCGACGGCTTCGTGATGGGCGAGGGCGCCGGCGTTGTCGTGCTGGAAGAGTACGAGCACGCCAAGAAGCGCGGCGCCAAGATTTACGCCGAGGTCGTCGGCTACGGAATGTCGGGCGACGCCTACCACATCACCGCACCGGCCGAGAATGGCGACGGCGCGTTCCGCAGCATGAGCGCTGCTTTAAAGCGCGCGGGCCTTGCCGCCTCCGACCTCGACTACATCAACGCGCACGGCACCTCGACGCCGCTCGGCGACGAGATCGAGCTCGGCGCGGTCGAGCGGTTGGTCGGCAACGCGGCCTCGAAAATTTCGATGTCCTCGACCAAATCGTCCACCGGACATCTGCTGGGTGCGGCGGGCGCGATCGAGGCGATCTTTTCAATCCTTGCGATGCGCGACAACGTCGCCCCGCCGACCCTGAATCTGGACAATCCGTCCGTCGAAACGGCGATCGACCTCGTGCCGCACAAGGCGCGGCAGCGGCCGATCAACGTGGCGCTGTCGAACTCGTTCGGGTTTGGCGGCACCAACGCCTCGCTGATCGTCAAGCGAATCGAGCATTAA
- a CDS encoding acyl carrier protein: MSDIGERVKKIVVEHLGVEPEKVVEGASFIDDLGADSLDTVELVMAFEEEFGCEIPDDAAETILTVGDATKFLEKNAKS; this comes from the coding sequence ATGAGTGACATTGGCGAGCGGGTTAAGAAGATCGTGGTCGAGCACCTTGGTGTCGAGCCCGAGAAGGTGGTCGAGGGCGCAAGCTTCATCGACGATCTCGGCGCGGACAGCCTCGACACGGTCGAGCTCGTGATGGCCTTTGAAGAAGAGTTCGGCTGCGAGATTCCGGACGACGCGGCCGAGACGATCCTCACCGTCGGCGACGCAACGAAATTCCTCGAGAAGAACGCAAAGAGCTGA
- a CDS encoding YicC/YloC family endoribonuclease — MALSSMTGFARSHGAYGAYTFEWELRSVNAKGFDLRLRLPSGFDAIEAPVRKSAAERLARGTVYANLTVKRADAAPVIRVNEEVLGSVMQVAAALSAKLKAPPPTVDGILAIKGVLEVSEPDETDDERSAAEAAVLAAFGTALAGLIEMRHREGASLQAILSARLDEIAVLAKRADTAPGRQPEAIKARLAEQIATLLEASERFDADRLHQEALMIATRADIREELDRIGSHVAQARELIGKGGAVGRRLDFLAQEFNREVNTTCSKSNDVELTNIGLELKTVVEQFREQVQNLE, encoded by the coding sequence ATGGCACTGTCGAGCATGACCGGCTTTGCACGGAGCCACGGGGCGTACGGCGCCTATACGTTCGAATGGGAGCTGCGCTCGGTCAATGCCAAGGGTTTCGACCTGCGGCTGCGGCTGCCATCCGGTTTCGACGCAATCGAGGCGCCGGTGCGTAAGAGCGCAGCGGAGCGGCTGGCGCGCGGCACGGTCTACGCCAATCTCACGGTGAAACGCGCCGACGCGGCGCCGGTGATCCGCGTCAACGAGGAGGTGCTCGGCTCGGTGATGCAGGTCGCAGCCGCGCTGTCGGCAAAGCTGAAGGCTCCGCCCCCGACCGTGGACGGCATCCTGGCGATCAAGGGCGTGCTGGAGGTGTCAGAGCCGGACGAGACGGACGATGAGCGCAGCGCGGCGGAGGCGGCGGTGCTGGCGGCCTTCGGCACAGCGCTCGCCGGGCTGATCGAGATGCGCCATCGCGAGGGCGCATCGCTGCAGGCGATCCTGTCGGCACGGCTGGACGAGATCGCGGTCCTGGCCAAGCGGGCCGACACCGCGCCCGGGCGGCAACCGGAGGCGATCAAGGCGCGGCTCGCAGAACAGATCGCGACACTGCTGGAGGCGAGTGAGCGGTTCGATGCGGACCGGCTGCATCAGGAGGCGCTGATGATCGCAACCCGCGCCGACATCCGCGAGGAGCTCGATCGTATCGGTTCGCATGTGGCGCAGGCGCGCGAGCTGATCGGCAAGGGCGGGGCGGTCGGCCGCAGGCTCGATTTCCTCGCGCAGGAATTCAACCGCGAAGTGAACACCACTTGCTCGAAGTCCAACGACGTCGAACTGACGAACATCGGTCTTGAACTGAAGACCGTGGTCGAGCAGTTCCGCGAGCAGGTTCAGAATCTGGAGTGA
- a CDS encoding fatty acid desaturase family protein has translation MTATRVLARDFMSMEQLAEVRTRTTWKGIALIVHAWAMIIGAIALVAWWPNPITFLLAVAIIGSRQLGLAILMHDGAHGSLANGEKLNLFLSQWFCAYPVFAETRAYRRYHLKHHAHTQQADDPDLVLSAPFPITRASYRRKFWRDISGQTGYQQRKAQLLNALGPRDWPLRQRAKHFWDKLGRQLLVNAIMFVSLAAAGVWWAYPLLWLLPLLTWHMVITRIRNIAEHAVVPDSDDPLRNTRTTRANVFERLFIAPYYVNYHLEHHLLFYVPCYNLPRVHEILGRTYAGRMEVQPSYAAVLRLAMAKADSEDRPGKIVNNARRVREGAGDGAAVGSDQAAAGF, from the coding sequence ATGACCGCGACCCGCGTCCTCGCCCGCGATTTCATGAGCATGGAACAGCTTGCCGAGGTGCGGACGCGCACGACCTGGAAGGGCATCGCGCTGATCGTGCATGCGTGGGCGATGATCATCGGCGCGATCGCGCTGGTCGCGTGGTGGCCGAATCCGATCACGTTTCTGCTGGCCGTGGCGATCATCGGCTCGCGCCAACTCGGGCTTGCGATCCTGATGCATGACGGCGCGCACGGCAGCCTCGCCAATGGCGAGAAACTGAATCTGTTTCTCAGCCAGTGGTTCTGCGCCTATCCGGTGTTCGCCGAAACGCGCGCCTATCGCCGTTATCATCTGAAGCATCACGCGCACACGCAGCAGGCCGATGATCCCGATCTCGTACTATCGGCGCCGTTTCCGATCACGCGTGCCAGCTACCGCCGCAAGTTCTGGCGCGATATCTCAGGGCAAACCGGCTATCAGCAGCGCAAGGCACAACTGCTCAACGCACTTGGTCCGCGCGACTGGCCGCTGCGGCAGCGCGCGAAGCATTTCTGGGACAAGCTCGGCAGGCAGCTGCTGGTTAATGCGATCATGTTCGTTAGCCTCGCCGCCGCCGGTGTCTGGTGGGCCTATCCGCTGCTCTGGCTGCTGCCGCTGCTCACCTGGCACATGGTGATCACCCGCATCCGCAACATCGCCGAGCACGCGGTGGTGCCGGACAGCGACGATCCACTGCGCAACACCCGCACGACCCGCGCCAACGTTTTCGAGCGGCTGTTCATCGCGCCGTATTATGTGAACTATCACCTCGAGCATCACCTGCTGTTCTATGTGCCGTGCTACAACCTGCCGCGCGTTCACGAGATCCTGGGGCGCACCTATGCCGGCCGGATGGAGGTGCAGCCGAGCTACGCAGCGGTGCTGCGGCTGGCGATGGCCAAGGCCGACAGCGAGGATCGTCCAGGTAAGATCGTCAACAACGCGCGCCGCGTGCGTGAGGGTGCAGGAGACGGAGCCGCGGTCGGCAGCGACCAGGCGGCCGCGGGGTTCTGA
- a CDS encoding alcohol dehydrogenase, producing MDVRRQSLVKFDAPLCETVVDTPKPQGAEVLVRIERCGLCHSDLHIQDGYADLGGGKRLDTTRGMTLPFTLGHEIAGVVDEVGPDAPKDIIGKKKAVFPWIGCGKCRDCLAGDENLCARNRFLGVSIDGGFATHVLVPDAKYLLDYDPVPVDTTLMCSGITAYGALKRLVDRSRQRNLLLIGLGGVGMMGLSLAQAMFKQPITVADLNPAARESALKNGAAVAYDPSEPDVIKRILKETDGGFDGVVDFAGNDKSMGFAVSTVARGGKIVVSGLMGGNFSLPMVQWIYKRMTIEGFMTGTLEEAKELMALARAGKVKPTPMQERPMGETQKWIDELRAGHVVGRIMLTN from the coding sequence ATCGATGTACGCAGACAGTCACTCGTCAAGTTCGATGCTCCGCTCTGCGAAACTGTCGTCGACACGCCGAAGCCGCAAGGGGCTGAGGTGCTGGTGCGGATCGAGCGCTGCGGCCTCTGCCATTCCGATCTGCACATCCAGGACGGCTACGCGGACCTCGGCGGCGGCAAGCGCCTCGACACCACGCGCGGCATGACCCTGCCCTTCACCCTCGGCCACGAGATCGCCGGCGTCGTCGACGAGGTCGGTCCCGACGCGCCGAAGGACATCATCGGCAAGAAGAAGGCGGTGTTCCCGTGGATCGGCTGCGGCAAATGCCGCGACTGCCTCGCCGGCGACGAGAACCTGTGCGCGCGCAACCGCTTCCTCGGCGTATCGATCGACGGCGGCTTCGCCACCCACGTCCTGGTGCCGGACGCGAAATATCTGCTCGACTACGATCCAGTGCCGGTGGACACGACGTTGATGTGCTCAGGCATCACCGCCTACGGCGCGCTGAAGCGGCTGGTCGACCGGTCGCGCCAGCGCAACCTCCTGCTGATAGGCCTCGGCGGCGTCGGCATGATGGGCCTGTCGCTGGCCCAGGCGATGTTCAAGCAGCCGATCACCGTCGCCGACCTCAATCCGGCGGCGCGCGAGAGCGCGCTGAAGAATGGCGCAGCGGTGGCCTACGATCCGTCCGAGCCTGACGTGATCAAGCGCATCCTCAAGGAGACCGACGGCGGCTTCGACGGCGTGGTCGATTTCGCCGGCAACGACAAATCGATGGGCTTTGCGGTGTCCACGGTCGCGCGCGGCGGCAAGATCGTCGTCTCCGGCTTGATGGGCGGCAACTTCAGCCTGCCGATGGTGCAATGGATCTACAAGCGCATGACCATCGAGGGCTTCATGACCGGCACGCTGGAAGAAGCCAAGGAGCTGATGGCGCTCGCCCGCGCCGGCAAGGTGAAGCCGACGCCGATGCAGGAAAGGCCGATGGGTGAGACGCAGAAGTGGATCGACGAACTGCGCGCCGGCCACGTCGTTGGCCGCATCATGCTGACGAACTGA
- the fabD gene encoding ACP S-malonyltransferase: MAIAFTFPGQGSQAVGMGKALADAFPVAKAVFDEVDAALGEKLTDIIWNGPADTLTLTENAQPALMAVSIATQRVLEAEAGLSVRDAKFVAGHSLGEYSALAAAGAFSLSDTAKLLRARGRAMQKAVPVGVGAMAALLGLDYDAAVATAAEAAQGQVCDPANDNGGGQVVVSGNKEAVDRAVEIAKGKGAKRAMLLPVSAPFHCRLMQPAADAMAEALQGVAINKPVVPLVSNVLASAISDPDEIRKRLIEQVTGTVRWRESIAYMAGEGVTKFYEIGAGKVLTGLVKRIADGATGVSIGSPADIAAAKDAKAAG; this comes from the coding sequence ATGGCAATTGCGTTTACTTTTCCGGGGCAGGGCTCGCAGGCCGTCGGCATGGGCAAGGCTCTCGCCGATGCGTTTCCGGTCGCTAAGGCCGTGTTCGACGAGGTCGATGCGGCGCTGGGCGAAAAGCTCACCGACATCATCTGGAACGGTCCCGCTGACACGCTGACGCTGACCGAGAACGCGCAGCCGGCGCTGATGGCGGTATCGATCGCCACCCAGCGTGTGCTGGAAGCGGAAGCCGGCCTGTCGGTGAGGGATGCGAAATTCGTCGCCGGCCATTCGCTCGGCGAATACTCGGCGCTCGCGGCCGCGGGGGCGTTCTCGCTGTCGGATACCGCCAAGTTGCTGCGCGCGCGCGGCCGCGCGATGCAGAAGGCGGTGCCGGTGGGCGTCGGCGCGATGGCGGCGCTGCTCGGCCTCGACTATGACGCAGCCGTTGCGACCGCCGCCGAAGCGGCGCAGGGCCAGGTTTGCGATCCCGCCAACGACAATGGCGGCGGCCAGGTCGTCGTTTCCGGTAACAAGGAGGCGGTCGATCGCGCGGTCGAGATCGCCAAGGGCAAGGGCGCCAAGCGCGCGATGCTGCTGCCGGTGTCCGCACCATTCCACTGCCGCCTGATGCAACCCGCGGCCGACGCGATGGCCGAAGCGCTGCAGGGCGTGGCCATCAATAAGCCGGTGGTGCCGCTCGTCTCCAACGTGCTGGCGTCGGCGATCAGCGATCCGGACGAAATCCGCAAGCGGCTGATCGAGCAGGTGACCGGTACCGTGCGCTGGCGCGAGTCGATCGCCTACATGGCGGGTGAGGGCGTAACCAAGTTCTATGAGATCGGCGCTGGCAAGGTGCTGACCGGCCTCGTCAAGCGGATTGCCGACGGCGCGACCGGCGTGTCGATCGGTTCGCCTGCCGATATCGCTGCGGCGAAGGATGCGAAGGCTGCCGGCTGA